From the genome of Streptomyces sp. JH34:
CGACTGGCCGACGGCGCAGGACACGGAGACCCGGCTGACGGTCACGGTCTCGCAGTCCGGCGATCCGTCGGCCGACGGGGTCTTCGAGCTGGAGTGCGGCCCGGCGGGCGGCAGCCACCCCGACGCGCAGCACGCCTGCGACCTGCTGGACGAGGCCGCGGAGGCGGGGGACAACCCGTTCGTGGCCACGGACCGCAACGCCATGTGCACCCAGCAGGCCGGCGGGCCCGCCGCGGCCCGGGTACAGGGCATCTGGCAGGGGGAGGACGTCGACGCGCGCTTCAGCCGGGCCAACGGCTGCGAGATCGCGCGCTGGAACAACCTCGTGCCGGTGCTGCCCTCCGCGCGGTAGCCGGTTCGGCGGGGCGTGCGCCGGGAGTTCGGCCGGGGTGGACGGCGCGCGCAGGGGCGCGCGCACGCCGCCGCCTGAGGGCCTCGGGCGCACGTTCCAGGGTTGGTTGGGGCGGAGTACCGACTCTCCTCCGAGCACATCGGGGCACGTCAGAGGGGGCGCTCACGGTCACACCACGGACCACCGGCGTACACCGTGTGCACAGAACCTTGGTGAGAGCTCCCCCTCATCCGCCGCCCGTCGCGCGCTCCTGCCTTTAGACTCGTCCAGTGACAGCCTGAGGCCCGAGGGGCAGGATGGGGCCCGCTGTCGGCAAGGTGCGGTATTCAGGGAGGAAGCGTCTCGTGAGCAGCAGGCCATCCCGAGGCGCTGCTCGCCTCGCAGCCATACTCGACGCCCTCCCGGACGGGCTCCTGCTCGTCAACTGCAACGGCACGGTCGTCAACGCCAACACCATCGCCCTCGAGATGTTCGAGACCCCGGGCACCGCGCTCGTGGGGCGCGGACTGCTCGATCTGCTTCCGGAGTTCGACTCCAGGCTGATCCCGGGGTCGATGCGGAGGCCCGACGCTGTGGACGAGCAGGGCAGGACCAAGCCGACGCGGATGACCGCGCGCCGGACCGACGGCACCGAGTACCCCGTCGAGGTCACCAGCGCCCCCTTGGACAGCGGCCAGGCCGGCTACAACGACATCCACTCCAGCTACACCGGTGACGAGCTGCTCATGCTCGTCGTCCGGGACCTCTCCGGCACCGTCGACACCGAGGCCGAACTGGCCCGTTCGCAGCGGCAGACGGAAATGATCCTGCGGGCCGCCTCCGAAGGCGTCGTGGGCACGGACACGGACGGCAGGGTCGTCCTGGTCAATCCCGCCGCCGCCCAGATCCTCGGCTTCCGCGCCAGCGACCTCGGCGGCCAGGAACTCCACCCGCTGATCCTGCACTCGCGTGCGGAGGGCGGCCCGTTCCCGTACGACGAGTCGCCGCTCGCCGACACCCTCAGGTCCGGCCGCAAGCACCGGGTGCGCGGCCAGGTCCTCTGGTCCAAGAGCGGTGCCCAGGTGCCGGTGGACCTGACGACCGCCCCGGTGCGGGACGGGGACCAGCTGGTCGGCGCCGTCATGACGTTCACCGACCGCAGGCCCTACGAGGAGCTGGCCCAGCAGCACACCGACGAGGTCTCCGGGCTGACCGAACGGCACACCGACGAGGTCTCCGGCCTCACCGAACGGCATGCGGCCGAGATCGCCGAGCTCACCGGGAAGCACCGGGCCGAAGTCGAGGCGCTCACCGAGCAGCACGCCGCCGAGGCCGCCGACCGGACCGAGCGGTACGCCTCCGAACTGGAGGAGCAGGCGGAGCGTCTCGCGAGCCTCGGCGACCGGCACACCCAACTGACGGCCGTGCTGGGCGAGTCCCTGCGCGGGCCGCTGGAGGAGCTGCGGGGCGAACTCTCGGCCCTGGCGGCGGACCCGGCCGGCCAGCTCTGGCCCGAGGCCAACCAGATCCTGCACCACCTCGCCGCCGGCTACGCGCGCATGACCACGCTCGTCGACAACGTGCTGAGCTACCAGCGGCTGGACACCGGCACGGAGGAACTCGTCAAGCAGACGGTGCTGCTCGACGCCGTGGTGACCGCGGGCATCGACGGGGCGGTCGAGCTGATCGGTCCCGGACGAGCCCAGTTCGCGGTGCACGCGCCGCCGATCGAGGCCGAGGTCGACGCCGGCCGGCTGGTCACGGCCCTCGCGCACCTCGTCGCCGACGTGGCCGGTGTCGACTCGACGGGCAAGGCCCGGCAGGTGCCGGGCGGCGGTTACGTCGACTCCACGGTCGTCGTGGCCGCGGCGCAGCGCGGTGAGGTCGTACGCATCGAGGTGCGCGGGCCGTTCGCCGGGGGCGACCCGGTGCACGTGCCGATCGTGCGCGGCATCGTCCGCGCGCACGGCGGTGTGCTGCAGACGCACGAGATGCCGGGGATGAGCGGCAGCGCGTACGTCCTCGAGGTGCCGCTCGGCACGGGTGCCGGGACCATCACGCCCGAGCCGCTCCCGGTGCAACAGGAGACACCCGTACCCGAGCCCGCGCCGCAGCCCACGCAGGGCGGCCGGCGCCGGGCGCGCAGGGCTTCGACGGACGCGTTCCTGGACAGCCCGGCCGACGGAGGGGCGGCGGCCCCGGAGTCCGGTGACACGGCGGCCGCGGAGCCGACCGGCCGACGCAGGGCGCGTCGTGGGTCGGCGGACCCGCAGGAGCAGCAGGACCAGGAACACGGCATGACCGCGCATCGGCCGAGTGAGGGTTCCGGTCGCAGGCGCGGCCGGCCCAGCCCTGCGGAGGCGGGTGCGGAGCCCCCGGCCGAGCAGCCCCGCCAGGCGCTGGCTCTCCCGGCGGCTGCCTCCGCCCCCTCCGAGGGGTCCGTGGTCACGGCGGCCGAGGGCGCGCAGGGAGGTGCCGGCCGACCGCAGCTCGGACCGACGGTGCCGCCCCAGGGCGTCCCGCAGAACCCCTCCGGCCGGACAGGACGTCAGGGCGGGGCCCAGCCCGCACTGCCCGCCCTCCCCTCTGCCGGGACCCCGGGGCAGGAACATCCACGCCCGGAGCCGCAGGGACAGCAGCCCGCAGGGCGGCGGGCCCGCCGGGCCCTCGCCGCCGCGCAGGAACGCGCCACCGCCGCCGAGCCCTCGGGTCCTCGTACCGCGTTCGCCCTGCCGCCCGCCGCGGCGGACCGGATCCCGCCGACGGCTCCCGGCTCGCCCGTCGTGGCACCGCCCGCCGCCGTCGCCGCCCCGGCCTCGCCCGCCCCTGGGCCGGTGCCCGCGGCCAGGCCGCAGCCGGTCCCTTCGAGTGCTGAGCAGGCCCCGGCCGGGGACGGCCCGCTGCCCGAGCGCCACGACGCCGTACGCACCGCTCCGGAGGCGGACCACACCCCGCCACTGCCGCACCCCGCGCCGTCCGGCCGCCGGAGGGCACGGCCCGCGGAGGCTCCGGAGCGGGTGGCCCGGCCGGGCCACCCCGTTCCCGGGCAGCCGCTGCCCGCCGTTCCCCCGCAGCCCGACTGGGCGCAGGACGGCGCCCCGGTGCCGGGTGCCCTCGCGTCGGGGCACGAGGACGACGTGGACCCGGCAGGTGACGAGCCCTGGGCGGTTCCCGGCAGCACCACGCACACCACGGGAACCATCGCCGCCCCCGCCGCTCCCGTGCCCGCGCCGCAACCCGAAACTCACCCGGCCGACGACGACGCCCCCGCGCCCGTCCCGGACGCGCGGCGCCAGCCGCTGCCCGCCGAGGCCCCCATGGAGGCTTCCCCGGATTCGACGCAGGGCCGTGCGTTCAGCGTGCGGACGCTGGGGCAGGGCGTGCCCTTCGCGCAGCACCTCGCGCATCAGCAGAACCAGACGCTCGGCGGTGCCGGGCGGCGCCGCAAGCTCGCCGCTCCGCCCGACGCCGAGCGGCCGGCCCCGCCCGCCATGGCCCCCGTGCCGCCCCAGCCCGCCCCGGCACCTGTTCCGCCGCAGCCCGTCGGCGCGCAGGGCAGCACCGTGCAGGGTTCCGGCACCGGCCGTCTCATGTCCGCGCCCGCTTCCGAGGGGCGCGCGTACGCGATCGGGGCCCCCGACGAGGGC
Proteins encoded in this window:
- a CDS encoding SSI family serine proteinase inhibitor; translation: MLRRIALTAVVSLAALSAVVPAATASPLVPLPPLPLLQGDWPTAQDTETRLTVTVSQSGDPSADGVFELECGPAGGSHPDAQHACDLLDEAAEAGDNPFVATDRNAMCTQQAGGPAAARVQGIWQGEDVDARFSRANGCEIARWNNLVPVLPSAR
- a CDS encoding PAS domain-containing protein; amino-acid sequence: MSSRPSRGAARLAAILDALPDGLLLVNCNGTVVNANTIALEMFETPGTALVGRGLLDLLPEFDSRLIPGSMRRPDAVDEQGRTKPTRMTARRTDGTEYPVEVTSAPLDSGQAGYNDIHSSYTGDELLMLVVRDLSGTVDTEAELARSQRQTEMILRAASEGVVGTDTDGRVVLVNPAAAQILGFRASDLGGQELHPLILHSRAEGGPFPYDESPLADTLRSGRKHRVRGQVLWSKSGAQVPVDLTTAPVRDGDQLVGAVMTFTDRRPYEELAQQHTDEVSGLTERHTDEVSGLTERHAAEIAELTGKHRAEVEALTEQHAAEAADRTERYASELEEQAERLASLGDRHTQLTAVLGESLRGPLEELRGELSALAADPAGQLWPEANQILHHLAAGYARMTTLVDNVLSYQRLDTGTEELVKQTVLLDAVVTAGIDGAVELIGPGRAQFAVHAPPIEAEVDAGRLVTALAHLVADVAGVDSTGKARQVPGGGYVDSTVVVAAAQRGEVVRIEVRGPFAGGDPVHVPIVRGIVRAHGGVLQTHEMPGMSGSAYVLEVPLGTGAGTITPEPLPVQQETPVPEPAPQPTQGGRRRARRASTDAFLDSPADGGAAAPESGDTAAAEPTGRRRARRGSADPQEQQDQEHGMTAHRPSEGSGRRRGRPSPAEAGAEPPAEQPRQALALPAAASAPSEGSVVTAAEGAQGGAGRPQLGPTVPPQGVPQNPSGRTGRQGGAQPALPALPSAGTPGQEHPRPEPQGQQPAGRRARRALAAAQERATAAEPSGPRTAFALPPAAADRIPPTAPGSPVVAPPAAVAAPASPAPGPVPAARPQPVPSSAEQAPAGDGPLPERHDAVRTAPEADHTPPLPHPAPSGRRRARPAEAPERVARPGHPVPGQPLPAVPPQPDWAQDGAPVPGALASGHEDDVDPAGDEPWAVPGSTTHTTGTIAAPAAPVPAPQPETHPADDDAPAPVPDARRQPLPAEAPMEASPDSTQGRAFSVRTLGQGVPFAQHLAHQQNQTLGGAGRRRKLAAPPDAERPAPPAMAPVPPQPAPAPVPPQPVGAQGSTVQGSGTGRLMSAPASEGRAYAIGAPDEGAEGPEPLDGPGGAVEVANRPQPQPADDELPPEPLDNPRRLLVWPAPDVSTQQALSDRGYRPVIVHSREEVDAQIAAFPAALFVDPLTGPITRTALQSLRQAAVAAEVPVLVTAGLGQATREAAYGADPAVLLKALAPRDSDQHPPRVLVIEEHEEIALALTETLERRGMQVARASGDSEAVDLATRMRPNLVVMDLMQVRRRRAGIIDWLRANGALNHTPLVVYTSAGMEEADLPRLTSGETVLFLAERSTSDEVQARIVDLLAKIGTN